One Methylobacterium sp. 77 DNA window includes the following coding sequences:
- a CDS encoding cation acetate symporter, giving the protein MIRSAHPIALGTTLAVILAGAAYAAGPDIGAVTKAPTNWPAIGMFAFFVLFTLGITYKAAKGTKSASDFYAAGGGISAGTNSLAIAGDYMSAASFLGISGLVYTSGFDGLIYSTGFLVGWPIVLFLIAERLRNLGKFTFADVASFRLDQTSIRIISAVGTLVVVAFYLIAQMVGAGKLIQLLFGLEYLYAVVIVGVLMIVYVAFGGMKATTWVQVIKACLLLGGATFMAGAVLYKYGFNPEALFSAAVATHPKGDSIMAPGGLVSNPIEAISLGVGLMFGTAGLPHILMRFFTVSDAQAARKSVFYATGLIGYFYILTFIIGFGGIALLMSDPAYFKLDAAGAFDKLKGMVGGTNMVAVNLANAVGGPYFLGFISAVAFATILAVVAGLTLAGASAVSHDLYASVIARGRTNEASEVRLSKISAVVIGIVAIYLGYVFENQNVAFMVGLAFSVAASCNFPILTMSILWRGTTTWGALIGGFVGLTAAVGMVILSKAVWVTTFGNPVAIFPYDNPALFSMPLAFLTIYVVSKLDNTARAKRERALFDAQFVRSETGIGASGANAH; this is encoded by the coding sequence ATGATCCGCTCAGCGCATCCCATCGCTCTCGGCACCACCCTCGCCGTGATCCTCGCCGGTGCGGCCTATGCCGCCGGCCCGGATATCGGTGCCGTCACGAAGGCACCGACGAACTGGCCGGCCATCGGCATGTTCGCGTTCTTCGTGCTCTTCACCCTCGGCATTACCTACAAAGCCGCCAAGGGCACAAAGTCGGCCTCCGACTTCTACGCCGCGGGCGGCGGCATCTCGGCCGGCACCAACTCGCTGGCGATCGCCGGCGACTACATGTCGGCGGCCTCGTTCCTCGGCATCTCGGGCCTCGTCTACACGTCGGGCTTCGACGGCCTGATCTACTCCACCGGCTTCCTCGTCGGCTGGCCCATCGTGCTGTTCCTCATTGCCGAACGCTTGCGCAACCTCGGCAAGTTCACCTTCGCCGACGTGGCCTCGTTCCGCCTCGACCAGACCTCGATCCGCATCATCTCGGCGGTGGGCACCCTCGTCGTCGTGGCCTTCTACCTAATCGCCCAGATGGTCGGCGCGGGGAAGCTGATCCAGCTCCTGTTCGGCCTCGAATACCTCTATGCCGTGGTGATCGTCGGCGTGCTGATGATCGTCTACGTGGCGTTCGGCGGCATGAAGGCCACCACCTGGGTCCAGGTGATCAAGGCCTGCCTGCTTCTCGGCGGCGCCACCTTCATGGCCGGCGCGGTGCTGTACAAGTACGGCTTCAATCCCGAGGCGCTGTTCTCGGCGGCCGTCGCGACCCACCCGAAGGGCGATTCCATCATGGCGCCGGGCGGCCTCGTCTCGAACCCGATCGAGGCGATCTCGCTCGGCGTCGGCCTGATGTTCGGCACCGCCGGTCTGCCGCACATCCTGATGCGCTTCTTCACCGTTTCCGATGCCCAGGCAGCCCGCAAGTCGGTGTTCTACGCCACCGGCCTGATCGGCTACTTCTACATCCTCACTTTCATCATCGGCTTCGGCGGCATCGCCCTGCTGATGTCCGACCCGGCCTATTTCAAGCTCGACGCGGCGGGCGCCTTCGACAAGCTCAAGGGCATGGTCGGCGGCACCAACATGGTCGCGGTGAACCTCGCCAACGCCGTCGGCGGTCCCTACTTCCTCGGCTTCATCTCGGCGGTGGCCTTCGCGACCATCCTCGCGGTAGTGGCCGGCCTGACGCTCGCCGGCGCCTCGGCCGTCAGCCACGATCTCTATGCCAGCGTCATCGCCCGCGGGCGCACCAACGAAGCCTCGGAGGTCCGGCTCTCCAAGATCTCGGCGGTCGTCATCGGCATCGTGGCGATCTATCTCGGCTACGTCTTCGAGAACCAGAACGTCGCCTTCATGGTCGGCCTCGCGTTCTCGGTGGCGGCGAGCTGCAACTTCCCCATCCTCACCATGTCGATCCTGTGGCGGGGCACGACCACCTGGGGCGCACTCATCGGCGGCTTCGTCGGTCTCACCGCGGCCGTCGGGATGGTGATCCTGTCGAAGGCGGTGTGGGTGACGACCTTCGGCAATCCGGTGGCGATCTTCCCCTACGACAACCCGGCCCTGTTCTCGATGCCGCTCGCCTTCCTCACGATCTACGTCGTGTCGAAACTCGACAACACCGCCAGGGCCAAGCGTGAGCGGGCGCTGTTCGATGCGCAGTTCGTGCGGTCGGAGACCGGCATCGGCGCGTCGGGCGCCAACGCCCACTGA
- a CDS encoding DUF485 domain-containing protein, with protein sequence MSDIETARIAQNPHFKELVHERTRFGWTLTILMLLVYFGFIGLIAFDKSLLAVKIGGGTASLGLVLGVAVIVFAFILTGIYVQRANGRFDDLTAALKRDLGR encoded by the coding sequence ATGTCTGATATCGAGACTGCGCGGATCGCGCAGAACCCGCATTTCAAGGAGCTCGTCCACGAGCGCACGCGGTTCGGCTGGACGCTGACGATCCTGATGCTGCTCGTCTATTTCGGCTTCATCGGTCTCATCGCCTTCGACAAGTCGCTGCTGGCGGTGAAGATCGGCGGCGGCACCGCCTCCCTCGGCCTGGTCCTCGGCGTCGCCGTGATCGTCTTCGCCTTCATTCTCACCGGCATCTACGTCCAGCGCGCCAACGGCCGCTTCGACGATCTGACCGCCGCGCTCAAGCGAGACCTCGGCCGATGA